A stretch of DNA from Myxococcota bacterium:
CGACATCACCCCTTGGGAAGCCGGCCTTGGGTGGTGCCTAAACTTGCCCAAGCAAGAACCAAAGCGCCGCCTGGTCGGTCTAAACATATCAGGCAATGCCATCGCCCGCGCCGACTATGAAGTTTGCACGGAACAAGGCGATCAGATAGGCTGGGTTACCTCAGGCACCAAAACGCCTTATCTCAACCGCGCCATTGCCATGGCCTACATAGACACGCCCCATTGCGATACCGGATCGGCCGTGTACGTAAAAGTCAGAGGGCGCCTGGAGCCCGCTTACATCTGCAAACTGCCATTTTATCGGAGGGACTCATGAAATATTTCACCAAAGAGCACGAATGGGTATCCATCGACGGCAATACTGCAACTGTAGGCATCACCCACCACGCTCAAAAAGCCTTGGGCGATGTGGTGTATTTAGAGCTCCCTCAGCCCGGCAAACAAATCACCCAAGCCAAAGTGTTCGGTGTGGTTGAAAGCGTCAAAGCCGTCAGCGATTTGTTCGCGCCCATTTCAGGCGAAGTTTTAGAAACGCACGAAGATTTGATCCAAAATCCAGAATGGATCAACGAAGACCCTGAGAAAAAAGGCTGGATGATCAAAATATCCTTCAAAAATTCCGAAGAGATAAACAAATTGCTCAGTGAAGCGGACTATCAAAAGTATTTAGATGAAGAAGTGAAATAAAATTTATGGAGGTTTTTGATGTTAATGAAAATAATTTTGAATGCAGCCGGCTTTTTGACGGCCATATTAATCGTTCCTGGCATTCATGTTCGCAGTCATGACCATTGGCATTTGATCGGCATTGCGCTCATGGCGGGCCTTATCAACACCATCTTGGGGCCGATTCTCAAATTCTTCACTTTCCCCTTCATTTTTTTGACTTTGGGGCTGTGGATCATCATTGCCAACATGATCATGTTTTGGTTCGCCGGCAGCATGGGACAGCAGTTTGGCTTTGGTTTTACCGTAGACGGATTTTGGCCAACCTTCCAAGGTGCGCTCATTGTGAGTATTGTCAATTTAGTCTTCGGCTTTCTGTTTAAAAGCGTTCGAGGTAAGTAATGGGCAAAGGCAGTTTTATTGGTGGCGTTTTTGTTGCTGGCGCTGGAGAAATTATCCGGAGCCAAAACCCGGCACGCGCCTACGAAACTGTCTTTGAAACCAACGCTGACATCAGCCATGTGGCTAAAGCGGTGGAAGCTGCCGAAAAAGCACTGCCCATTTGGCGGGGACTTACTCAAAATGAGCGTGTCCTTGCGCTTAAATCCGTAGAAGCCGTGTTCAAAAAACGCGAAGAAGATCTAGCCCAGCGCATCACGGCCGAAATGGGCAAAATTTTCACAGAGAGCCTCTTCGAAGCCAAAAACGTCAGCGGCCGCGTCTCTCTGACCGCCGAAGAAGGACTTAAAAGGGTTGCCACCGAACACCCGCCCGGCGCTGGTGAAACCAGATATCACGCTCAAGGCATCATGGCTGTATTGGGTCCCTATAATTTCCCAGCACACCTGATGAATTCGCACATCATCCCCGCCTTGATGACCGGCAACACCATTGTCGCTAAGCCCAGCGAATTATGCCCAGGCGTTGGCGAGCTGTACGCGGAATGCTTCGAAGAAGCTGGCCTACCCGCTGGCGTTTTCAACTTAATCCAAGGCCGAGGCGATATCGGCAAAGCCCTGGTTACCCACCCCCGCATTCGGGGCGTCCTCTTCACCGGCAGCTATCAAACCGGCCGAGCCTTAACAGAAATGTTGCTCGATCACCCACACAAGATCCTGGCGCTAGAAATGGGTGGCAAAAATACTGCCGTGGTCTTAGATGATGCCGACTTATACCAATGCTTGGTCGAAATCAGCCAAGGCGCCTTTCAAAGCGCAGGCCAACGTTGCACCGCCACTTCCCGGGTGCTCATCGATCGTCAA
This window harbors:
- the gcvH gene encoding glycine cleavage system protein GcvH, which encodes MKYFTKEHEWVSIDGNTATVGITHHAQKALGDVVYLELPQPGKQITQAKVFGVVESVKAVSDLFAPISGEVLETHEDLIQNPEWINEDPEKKGWMIKISFKNSEEINKLLSEADYQKYLDEEVK
- a CDS encoding phage holin family protein, with the protein product MKIILNAAGFLTAILIVPGIHVRSHDHWHLIGIALMAGLINTILGPILKFFTFPFIFLTLGLWIIIANMIMFWFAGSMGQQFGFGFTVDGFWPTFQGALIVSIVNLVFGFLFKSVRGK